One part of the Arabidopsis thaliana chromosome 1 sequence genome encodes these proteins:
- the iqd32 gene encoding IQ-domain 32 (IQ-domain 32 (iqd32); FUNCTIONS IN: calmodulin binding; INVOLVED IN: biological_process unknown; LOCATED IN: cytosol, nucleus, plasma membrane, chloroplast envelope; EXPRESSED IN: 24 plant structures; EXPRESSED DURING: 13 growth stages; CONTAINS InterPro DOMAIN/s: IQ calmodulin-binding region (InterPro:IPR000048); BEST Arabidopsis thaliana protein match is: IQ-domain 31 (TAIR:AT1G74690.1); Has 9103 Blast hits to 6594 proteins in 683 species: Archae - 22; Bacteria - 1108; Metazoa - 3792; Fungi - 1037; Plants - 1107; Viruses - 33; Other Eukaryotes - 2004 (source: NCBI BLink).): MGRSPASSCLRLISCSGGDDTSADPNSTALENKSSGDKRGWSFRKKSGKQRGLITSVVSETTPASRTRETLESALLKSPSPDNNNVSEKQQQSFSVDEKKSQLPVVTYVAEPVDEKKTQSVIEEKTELLSVEEQIDHRTEVSPVIVESKGTETEEDDLIGTELQGPSAADAAKIEEDVTSEVEMASKVEPEESESDDVIIVRKESDEKVDEKLDESVIVVIQAAVRGFLARRELLRSKKVIKLQAAVRGHLVRSQAMGSLRCVQAIVKMQAMVRARHSTKDGSRVSATSDKSEPNAAAQKLLENKFAKHLMESTPKTKPINIKCDPTKPSSAWNWLERWMSVPKPEKTSKANLTTEEQNLEETQNVKISPQADFVNSDSTVENKTETDMPSYEASKVEGQNVELSETEKMSQYDSPEASAEVYYDSIQSQPLAAKPDSLLEEPEYVDGQIKHSLKRKVSNPSFIAAQSKFEELTSSTGSNKAMTLSSKDDVLGEEGKTDIDSPDTTNTIKDHSLEDVTPAELSGSECGTELSVTSSLDTLEKKSDAEGAEPRVEAKLLEDDTFKTDQAELIEIDVKDATSMGTVEDPKEKVENAKDEVEISATHHEPVISTPDSKKRRAEDESGPQAYALSEGALTPMTITESQATPASQASSSVKARKGKSEKSGSSQKRKVSKKITSSPKQEIGTGEATEQEEGKEQKSGRRTSFGYDQEARESSGGKNSLPRFMQPTQSAKAKVQEHNSPRSSPDLQERDVVSAKKRHSLPGVTNGKQVSPRIQRSASQAQQGTKDRKWQR, translated from the exons GGACTAGAGAGACTCTTGAATCTGCTCTCCTTAAATCTCCGTCTCCTGATAATAACAATGTTTCTGAAAAACAGCAGCAGTCTTTCTCTGTTGATGAAAAGAAGAGTCAGTTACCTGTTGTTACCTATGTGGCTGAGCCTGTggatgagaaaaaaacacagtCTGTTATTGAGGAGAAGACGGAGTTGTTGTCAGTGGAGGAACAGATTGACCATAGAACTGAGGTGTCGCCTGTTATTGTGGAATCAAAAGGGACTGAAACTGAGGAAGATGATTTGATTGGAACTGAATTGCAAGGACCAAGTGCTGCTGATGCAGCCAAGATAGAGGAAGATGTTACTTCCGAGGTTGAAATGGCTAGTAAGGTTGAGCCGGAAGAATCTGAATCCGATGATGTGATTATAGTTAGAAAAGAAAGTGATGAAAAAGTTGATGAGAAGCTGGATGAGTCTGTTATCGTTGTCATCCAAGCTGCTGTTCGTGGTTTTTTG GCGCGAAGAGAACTTTTAAGGAGCAAGAAAGTTATTAAACTCCAAGCTGCAGTTCGTGGCCACCTGGTTAGGAGTCAGGCCATGGGATCACTGCGTTGTGTCCAAGCTATTGTCAAGATGCAGGCGATGGTTCGTGCTCGTCATTCCACAAAAGATGGTAGCCGTGTTTCAGCAACCTCG gATAAGTCGGAACCAAATGCAGCTGCACAAAAACTTCTAGAAAACAAGTTTGCTAAGCAT CTAATGGAGTCAACTCCCAAGACAAAACCTATCAACATTAAATGTGATCCTACAAAACCTAGTTCTGCTTGGAACTGGTTGGAGAGGTGGATGTCTGTTCCAAAACCTGAGAAGACTTCTAAAGCAAATTTGACAACGGAAGAGCAAAATTTGGAAGAAACACAGAATGTTAAAATATCACCTCAAGCTGACTTTGTGAATTCTGACTCAACGGTAGAGaacaaaactgaaactgaTATGCCAAGCTATGAAGCAAGTAAGGTAGAAGGTCAGAATGTGGAGCTATCTGAGACAGAGAAAATGAGCCAATATGATTCACCAGAAGCATCAGCGGAGGTTTATTATGACTCAATCCAGTCTCAGCCACTTGCTGCTAAACCAGATTCTTTGCTCGAAGAGCCTGAATATGTGGATGGACAGATTAAACATTCTTTGAAGCGTAAGGTTAGCAATCCTTCTTTCATTGCCGCACAGTCGAAGTTTGAGGAACTAACTTCATCTACTGGTTCAAACAAAGCAATGACGCTGTCTTCTAAAGATGATGTTTTGGGTGAAGAAGGCAAAACAGATATAGATTCACCAGACACTACAAACACTATAAAGGATCACTCTTTGGAAGATGTTACTCCAGCTGAGCTTAGTGGATCCGAGTGTGGCACCGAACTCTCTGTAACTTCTTCTCTTGACACACTTGAGAAGAAGTCAGACGCTGAGGGTGCAGAGCCCAGGGTAGAAGCTAAGCTTTTAGAGGATGACACTTTTAAAACAGACCAAGCAGAGTTGATAGAAATTGATGTTAAAGACGCAACGTCAATGGGTACTGTAGAGGACCCTAAGGAGAAAGTTGAGAATGCTAAGGACGAAGTTGAAATTTCAGCGACACATCATGAACCGGTCATTAGTACACCAGATTCCAAAAAGAGACGGGCTGAAGATGAATCAGGGCCTCAAGCTTACGCCTTATCTGAGGGAGCTTTAACTCCGATGACAATCACTGAATCTCAGGCAACACCGGCAAGCCAAGCATCTTCTTCAGTGAAAGCAAGAAAGGGAAAATCCGAAAAGAGTGGTTCAAGCCAAAAGAGGAAAGTTAGCAAGAAAATAACATCAAGCCCGAAACAGGAAATTGGTACCGGTGAGGCTACAGAACAAGAGGAAGGGAAAGAACAGAAAAGCGGGAGAAGAACTTCTTTCGGGTATGATcaagaagcaagagaaagcAGCGGAGGCAAGAACTCTCTTCCTCGGTTCATGCAGCCAACACAGTCAGCGAAAGCCAAGGTTCAAGAACATAACTCACCAAGATCAAGCCCTGATCTTCAAGAAAGAGATGTTGTTTCGGCTAAGAAGAGACATTCGTTGCCTGGTGTTACCAATGGGAAACAAGTTTCTCCTAGAATCCAACGGTCTGCGTCTCAAGCACAACAGGGAACAAAGG ATAGAAAATGGCAGAGGTGA
- the iqd32 gene encoding IQ-domain 32 has protein sequence MASKVEPEESESDDVIIVRKESDEKVDEKLDESVIVVIQAAVRGFLARRELLRSKKVIKLQAAVRGHLVRSQAMGSLRCVQAIVKMQAMVRARHSTKDGSRVSATSDKSEPNAAAQKLLENKFAKHLMESTPKTKPINIKCDPTKPSSAWNWLERWMSVPKPEKTSKANLTTEEQNLEETQNVKISPQADFVNSDSTVENKTETDMPSYEASKVEGQNVELSETEKMSQYDSPEASAEVYYDSIQSQPLAAKPDSLLEEPEYVDGQIKHSLKRKVSNPSFIAAQSKFEELTSSTGSNKAMTLSSKDDVLGEEGKTDIDSPDTTNTIKDHSLEDVTPAELSGSECGTELSVTSSLDTLEKKSDAEGAEPRVEAKLLEDDTFKTDQAELIEIDVKDATSMGTVEDPKEKVENAKDEVEISATHHEPVISTPDSKKRRAEDESGPQAYALSEGALTPMTITESQATPASQASSSVKARKGKSEKSGSSQKRKVSKKITSSPKQEIGTGEATEQEEGKEQKSGRRTSFGYDQEARESSGGKNSLPRFMQPTQSAKAKVQEHNSPRSSPDLQERDVVSAKKRHSLPGVTNGKQVSPRIQRSASQAQQGTKDRKWQR, from the exons ATGGCTAGTAAGGTTGAGCCGGAAGAATCTGAATCCGATGATGTGATTATAGTTAGAAAAGAAAGTGATGAAAAAGTTGATGAGAAGCTGGATGAGTCTGTTATCGTTGTCATCCAAGCTGCTGTTCGTGGTTTTTTG GCGCGAAGAGAACTTTTAAGGAGCAAGAAAGTTATTAAACTCCAAGCTGCAGTTCGTGGCCACCTGGTTAGGAGTCAGGCCATGGGATCACTGCGTTGTGTCCAAGCTATTGTCAAGATGCAGGCGATGGTTCGTGCTCGTCATTCCACAAAAGATGGTAGCCGTGTTTCAGCAACCTCG gATAAGTCGGAACCAAATGCAGCTGCACAAAAACTTCTAGAAAACAAGTTTGCTAAGCAT CTAATGGAGTCAACTCCCAAGACAAAACCTATCAACATTAAATGTGATCCTACAAAACCTAGTTCTGCTTGGAACTGGTTGGAGAGGTGGATGTCTGTTCCAAAACCTGAGAAGACTTCTAAAGCAAATTTGACAACGGAAGAGCAAAATTTGGAAGAAACACAGAATGTTAAAATATCACCTCAAGCTGACTTTGTGAATTCTGACTCAACGGTAGAGaacaaaactgaaactgaTATGCCAAGCTATGAAGCAAGTAAGGTAGAAGGTCAGAATGTGGAGCTATCTGAGACAGAGAAAATGAGCCAATATGATTCACCAGAAGCATCAGCGGAGGTTTATTATGACTCAATCCAGTCTCAGCCACTTGCTGCTAAACCAGATTCTTTGCTCGAAGAGCCTGAATATGTGGATGGACAGATTAAACATTCTTTGAAGCGTAAGGTTAGCAATCCTTCTTTCATTGCCGCACAGTCGAAGTTTGAGGAACTAACTTCATCTACTGGTTCAAACAAAGCAATGACGCTGTCTTCTAAAGATGATGTTTTGGGTGAAGAAGGCAAAACAGATATAGATTCACCAGACACTACAAACACTATAAAGGATCACTCTTTGGAAGATGTTACTCCAGCTGAGCTTAGTGGATCCGAGTGTGGCACCGAACTCTCTGTAACTTCTTCTCTTGACACACTTGAGAAGAAGTCAGACGCTGAGGGTGCAGAGCCCAGGGTAGAAGCTAAGCTTTTAGAGGATGACACTTTTAAAACAGACCAAGCAGAGTTGATAGAAATTGATGTTAAAGACGCAACGTCAATGGGTACTGTAGAGGACCCTAAGGAGAAAGTTGAGAATGCTAAGGACGAAGTTGAAATTTCAGCGACACATCATGAACCGGTCATTAGTACACCAGATTCCAAAAAGAGACGGGCTGAAGATGAATCAGGGCCTCAAGCTTACGCCTTATCTGAGGGAGCTTTAACTCCGATGACAATCACTGAATCTCAGGCAACACCGGCAAGCCAAGCATCTTCTTCAGTGAAAGCAAGAAAGGGAAAATCCGAAAAGAGTGGTTCAAGCCAAAAGAGGAAAGTTAGCAAGAAAATAACATCAAGCCCGAAACAGGAAATTGGTACCGGTGAGGCTACAGAACAAGAGGAAGGGAAAGAACAGAAAAGCGGGAGAAGAACTTCTTTCGGGTATGATcaagaagcaagagaaagcAGCGGAGGCAAGAACTCTCTTCCTCGGTTCATGCAGCCAACACAGTCAGCGAAAGCCAAGGTTCAAGAACATAACTCACCAAGATCAAGCCCTGATCTTCAAGAAAGAGATGTTGTTTCGGCTAAGAAGAGACATTCGTTGCCTGGTGTTACCAATGGGAAACAAGTTTCTCCTAGAATCCAACGGTCTGCGTCTCAAGCACAACAGGGAACAAAGG ATAGAAAATGGCAGAGGTGA